One stretch of Pradoshia sp. D12 DNA includes these proteins:
- the hisG gene encoding ATP phosphoribosyltransferase, translated as MMEQLTIAMPKGRILDEAVELLRKADYQIPPDFDDTRKLIIHVENENLRFILAKPMDVPTYVEHGVADVGIAGKDVLMEEARDVYELLDLEISECHLAVAGMPNTEMNKIAPKIASKYPNIASQYFREQGEQVEIIKLNGSIELAPMIGLADRIVDIVSTGQTLRENGLVEYAAIQNVTSRFIANPVSYRMKEKEIAEMVTRLGKVLQPKE; from the coding sequence ATAATGGAACAATTAACGATTGCCATGCCAAAGGGACGGATTTTGGATGAAGCAGTGGAATTATTAAGAAAAGCAGATTATCAGATTCCTCCTGATTTTGACGATACTAGAAAATTGATCATTCATGTAGAGAATGAAAATCTTCGTTTTATCCTGGCTAAACCAATGGATGTTCCCACTTATGTCGAGCATGGTGTGGCTGATGTAGGGATTGCCGGTAAAGACGTTCTGATGGAAGAAGCACGTGATGTGTATGAATTGTTGGATTTAGAAATAAGTGAATGCCATTTAGCAGTGGCAGGCATGCCGAATACAGAAATGAACAAGATTGCTCCGAAGATTGCCAGTAAATACCCAAATATCGCTTCCCAATATTTTCGTGAGCAGGGTGAACAGGTTGAAATTATTAAGTTAAACGGGTCCATTGAGCTGGCTCCCATGATAGGCCTTGCTGATCGAATCGTTGATATTGTATCGACCGGACAAACTTTACGTGAGAATGGACTGGTAGAGTATGCAGCAATCCAAAATGTGACATCACGATTTATTGCAAATCCGGTAAGTTATCGAATGAAGGAAAAAGAAATCGCTGAAATGGTAACTCGACTGGGGAAGGTTTTGCAGCCGAAGGAATAA
- the hisD gene encoding histidinol dehydrogenase, with amino-acid sequence MEIKSLTSGLSLKRTVDGGSDAQRKVVQQILQDVKERGDQALFFYTKKFDQTEMDSLKVTNDEMEKAIANMPQEMISIMTEAASNLRSYHEKQVQNSWIDMSVTGTMLGLRLTPLDSAGIYVPGGTAAYPSSVLMNAIPAKVAGVKRIVMVSPPGIDGRLPDSVLAAAHIAGITEIYKVGGAQAIGALAYGTESIGKVDKITGPGNIYVALAKREVYGDVDIDMIAGPSEITVLADETAEARHVAADLLSQAEHDERACSVLITTSRRLASQVKVEVEKQLAVLPRKEIALAAWNNFGGIYVANTLEEAIEAVNELAPEHLEIQTADAMNVAGAIRHAGAIFIGKYSSEPVGDYFAGPNHVLPTNGTARFSSPLNVDDFQKKTSLIMYSQQDFEANASKIAAFARLEGLEAHARAVESRFISKEEGQ; translated from the coding sequence ATGGAAATTAAATCGTTAACGAGTGGATTATCGTTGAAACGTACGGTGGATGGCGGATCCGATGCTCAAAGGAAGGTTGTCCAACAAATCCTGCAGGATGTAAAGGAACGCGGAGATCAGGCTTTATTTTTTTATACAAAAAAGTTTGACCAAACAGAGATGGATTCTCTTAAAGTAACAAACGATGAAATGGAAAAAGCAATCGCCAACATGCCGCAAGAGATGATTTCAATCATGACTGAAGCTGCTTCAAATCTTCGAAGCTATCATGAAAAACAAGTGCAAAATTCATGGATAGACATGTCCGTGACGGGAACTATGCTTGGTTTAAGGCTTACTCCGCTGGATTCAGCCGGCATCTATGTTCCAGGCGGTACGGCCGCCTACCCATCCTCCGTATTAATGAATGCCATCCCGGCTAAAGTGGCCGGTGTAAAGCGGATTGTCATGGTTTCGCCGCCGGGAATAGACGGGAGATTACCTGACTCCGTGCTTGCTGCCGCGCATATTGCAGGCATCACTGAAATTTATAAGGTAGGCGGTGCCCAAGCAATCGGAGCTCTTGCCTATGGAACAGAATCAATCGGAAAAGTAGATAAAATTACAGGACCGGGTAATATTTACGTCGCGCTTGCCAAAAGGGAAGTATATGGGGATGTGGATATTGATATGATTGCCGGTCCTAGTGAGATTACGGTGCTTGCTGATGAAACGGCAGAGGCTCGGCATGTTGCGGCAGATTTGCTATCACAGGCTGAACATGATGAACGGGCATGCAGTGTGCTGATTACCACGAGCCGAAGATTGGCGAGCCAGGTCAAAGTGGAAGTGGAGAAACAATTGGCCGTGTTACCGCGTAAAGAGATTGCGCTCGCTGCCTGGAATAATTTTGGCGGTATATACGTAGCAAACACATTGGAAGAGGCGATTGAGGCTGTAAATGAGCTGGCCCCTGAACATTTGGAAATTCAAACAGCGGATGCGATGAATGTGGCGGGCGCAATTCGGCATGCAGGTGCTATTTTTATCGGTAAATATAGTTCTGAGCCGGTTGGCGATTATTTTGCAGGTCCCAATCATGTGCTGCCTACAAATGGTACAGCCCGTTTTTCAAGCCCATTGAATGTAGATGATTTTCAAAAGAAAACGAGCTTAATTATGTACAGTCAACAGGATTTTGAGGCTAATGCATCTAAAATCGCTGCTTTTGCTAGATTAGAAGGATTAGAGGCTCATGCGCGGGCCGTGGAATCGCGATTTATTTCGAAGGAGGAAGGTCAATGA
- a CDS encoding ATP phosphoribosyltransferase regulatory subunit has product MPDLFMFEKPLGMRDTLPDLYKIKQSMKQRMMDQTVQYGYGFLETSSLEYYETVGKVSAIRDVHLFKLLDKDGHSLVLRPDMTSPIARVASSHLLKEGNPERLAYSANVFRAQEKEGGRPAEFEQFGIELIGDRTLSADAEVLCLLSDVLKCAGLERFHITLGHIGFVQDLLLHFGGCAETAGIMRKFLFEKNYVGFKQYVNQLPISLKDKETLFQLLYLKGGREILEMAEKLTNGQLGQHAVKELKKLADILLLTDHTEMITYDLSLVSHMDYYTGILFEVSGENVGFPLGNGGRYNELYKQFGTDAPATGFGLRLDRILEALDSGVEEEPPLCIIYHPVQQQKAISRATELRQSGMRVVLQNVNGIKDVNTFTNHFLNIEFMIDMTDGSGGEG; this is encoded by the coding sequence ATGCCGGATTTATTTATGTTTGAAAAGCCCTTGGGCATGCGTGACACATTGCCGGATTTATATAAGATAAAACAATCCATGAAACAAAGGATGATGGATCAAACGGTTCAATACGGATATGGTTTTTTGGAAACTTCATCACTCGAATATTATGAGACGGTCGGTAAGGTATCTGCTATCCGTGATGTTCATTTATTCAAGTTATTAGATAAAGATGGTCATAGTTTAGTGTTGCGACCGGATATGACCTCGCCTATTGCCAGGGTTGCTTCTTCCCATCTATTGAAGGAAGGGAATCCCGAGCGGCTCGCCTATAGTGCAAATGTGTTCAGAGCACAGGAAAAAGAGGGAGGACGTCCAGCAGAATTTGAGCAATTTGGGATTGAATTGATAGGGGATCGTACCCTTTCGGCTGATGCTGAAGTGCTTTGTCTTCTGTCTGATGTTTTAAAATGTGCTGGTTTGGAAAGATTCCATATTACGCTTGGTCATATTGGCTTTGTACAGGATTTACTCCTTCATTTTGGCGGTTGCGCAGAAACTGCAGGGATTATGAGGAAATTTCTGTTTGAAAAAAACTATGTTGGTTTTAAACAGTATGTGAATCAATTGCCAATCTCATTAAAGGATAAAGAGACTCTGTTTCAGCTTCTTTATTTAAAAGGGGGCCGCGAGATTCTGGAAATGGCTGAAAAACTGACAAATGGGCAGCTTGGTCAGCATGCGGTTAAAGAGTTGAAAAAATTGGCCGATATCCTTCTTTTAACAGATCATACAGAAATGATTACGTATGATTTATCACTTGTCAGCCATATGGATTATTATACAGGTATTTTGTTTGAAGTATCTGGGGAAAATGTAGGCTTTCCACTTGGAAATGGAGGAAGATACAACGAGCTATATAAACAGTTCGGGACAGATGCTCCTGCCACAGGATTTGGTTTACGTTTAGACCGTATACTGGAGGCGCTCGATTCAGGAGTTGAAGAAGAGCCGCCCCTTTGCATCATTTATCACCCTGTACAGCAACAGAAAGCGATAAGCCGGGCAACGGAGCTGCGACAATCCGGCATGCGCGTGGTTTTACAAAATGTGAATGGAATAAAGGATGTAAATACATTTACAAATCATTTTCTGAATATTGAATTTATGATTGACATGACAGATGGATCAGGGGGAGAGGGATAA
- the hisH gene encoding imidazole glycerol phosphate synthase subunit HisH translates to MIGIVDYGMGNLFSVYNALDRLGADPVISGDPTVLAGCDGLILPGVGAFRDAITALKEQKLDVFLKEYVESGKPLLGICLGMQLLFESSDEHGFSEGLCFLEGHIAKFTGIDQTGKTYKVPHMGWNKLQFKNVNPLIEGLEEDYVYFVHSYYAQIKDSAELIATAMYDVEVPGIVGKGNVMGMQFHPEKSGQMGKGLLGNFVNLVIEKAGDK, encoded by the coding sequence TTGATTGGAATCGTTGATTACGGGATGGGAAACTTATTCAGCGTTTATAACGCATTAGACAGGCTGGGAGCGGATCCTGTGATAAGCGGTGATCCGACTGTATTGGCCGGCTGTGATGGGTTAATCTTACCCGGCGTGGGTGCTTTTCGGGATGCAATAACTGCATTAAAAGAGCAGAAATTGGACGTATTTTTAAAGGAGTATGTCGAAAGTGGTAAGCCCCTGCTCGGCATTTGCCTTGGAATGCAGCTATTGTTCGAGAGCAGTGATGAACACGGGTTTTCCGAGGGGCTATGTTTCTTGGAAGGACATATTGCGAAATTTACGGGGATTGATCAAACCGGTAAAACCTATAAAGTTCCTCATATGGGATGGAATAAACTGCAATTTAAGAATGTGAATCCTTTAATTGAAGGATTGGAAGAGGATTATGTCTACTTTGTCCATTCCTATTATGCACAAATAAAGGACTCAGCGGAATTAATCGCAACAGCAATGTATGATGTCGAGGTACCCGGAATTGTAGGAAAAGGGAATGTGATGGGAATGCAATTTCACCCTGAAAAAAGTGGACAGATGGGAAAAGGTTTGCTCGGGAACTTCGTGAATCTGGTAATAGAGAAGGCGGGGGATAAGTGA
- the hisB gene encoding imidazoleglycerol-phosphate dehydratase HisB, translated as MKRTAEIYRRTNETKIKLALGLDGEGKTELSTGVPFLSHMLDLFAKHGHFDLRVDADGDIEVDGHHTTEDIGICLGQALSQALGDKRGIKRYGNAFVPMDEALAQVVVDLSNRPHLEFRADIPAPMIGSFDTELVHEFLWKLAIEAKMNLHVVVHYGRNSHHIVEAIFKALGRALDEATSHDPRVKGIPSTKGML; from the coding sequence ATGAAACGTACAGCCGAAATATATAGAAGAACGAACGAAACGAAAATTAAGCTTGCTTTAGGCCTTGACGGTGAAGGTAAGACGGAGCTTTCAACAGGTGTGCCTTTTCTCTCGCATATGCTGGATCTATTTGCGAAGCACGGCCATTTTGATTTACGAGTAGATGCGGATGGGGATATAGAAGTGGATGGGCATCACACAACAGAGGATATTGGTATTTGTTTAGGGCAGGCGTTGAGTCAGGCGCTTGGAGATAAAAGAGGGATTAAGCGATATGGAAATGCCTTTGTTCCGATGGATGAAGCACTGGCACAGGTCGTTGTTGATTTGAGCAATCGGCCGCATCTTGAATTTAGAGCAGACATTCCGGCACCGATGATTGGATCCTTTGATACAGAGCTTGTACATGAATTCCTGTGGAAGCTTGCGATTGAGGCGAAGATGAATCTTCATGTCGTCGTCCATTATGGCCGCAATTCCCATCATATTGTTGAAGCCATTTTTAAAGCGCTTGGACGTGCGCTTGATGAAGCGACATCACACGATCCAAGGGTGAAAGGAATTCCATCTACAAAAGGGATGCTGTAA